Genomic window (Vigna radiata var. radiata cultivar VC1973A chromosome 1, Vradiata_ver6, whole genome shotgun sequence):
CTCCTCTACAGCGGAAGTCTTCTTTCTTATCctcgagtacaccatggtcaacacTTCTCTCTCATAATCCATGGTCAAACACTGAGCATCTCTTACTCtccacctctcatgattcacTTCCAGATTATCGGCCACTGGCTCACTTTCCAGGACTTCACCTCATCGTAGAGAAACGTACTTGTCTGAGCCCGGTCACCAGACCTGAACCATggactttgataccatgttcGTTTTCTCTTCTCTTTGTCCAAATTGTAATCATTAAAATcaagctttttattttttcttcttgatttaATGGGGAAAAAAACGTAGATATGATTTGAATATGCCAACTTTTAACTGCTAATATAAGAATTCGATGCAGGCAAAAGGCTATGAAATTGAGAAcatatataaaggtgaaagagtgattaattatatgtatatagtgCACGAAGATAAGAATCAGTGTTCTTATCACTAACCCTTTTGAGAttctttttataatctttttatccTCCAAAGCAACAACTTTCAAGAAGACGCGTTGTTTATGGATGATTCCATTTTCAGTCATGACTCGTGCTTCAATAGTTAATCAAATCAACATggcttatatattatttttgttttgagtaGTCGCTTTAATcgataaaattcaaataatattttaaaatatcaccaTCTTGCATATTTATGGTCGTCTTCTCTTTATGCTTTACTGCAATATATCTCACTTTATTAGCTAATTTTAACGagtattttaatgttaattagatataagataattttataatatataaataaatgtaaataaattagttttataagattgaattaaattcaaaatttattttttaatatgataagtTTTACgttaagtaaaaataagaaactaaaataatatataaaagtgaagatttgttaatcaattattttaaaattttgaatttacatATAATACATGAAGTAATTATCTTCAATTAATTGTGAAATGTTGATTATTCTCATGCCTTGCCTAAAGCAACAATAATGCGTGTTCATCGATTTAACTTCTTATAGATTTCAACCTCCtaagtatattataataaataacatgCAAATTGATGAATGACGTGTGGTTTGTGTACaaaacttttttactttataattattataatttcctAATAAACCGAGAAGGATAGGAAATCGTAAAGAAACAGGAAATCGGAAAGAAACAATGGCTTTTAGGAAGTTTTAGAGCCAAAAACATCacattaataaaagaaaaggtaacACCAAATAGCATCATTTGATTGAGACGTCCACAAAAAATACTCCTTAAGCTTGAGCTGTTCAGTCTTAAGGCTACATCCATCAGATAATCATTGAATGAATGCATTGCTTTAAAGACATTGTTAAAAACTCTTTCATTGTTCtatgaatgtatttttttttttttttaattttgttatttgtaagttataaattatcagctgactttttatatttttccctCTTATAcactaaaaaaacaattatattttgcatgcaatctatttatatataaatccatattgtgtgtgtgtttttccCGATGAAAATGGTAATTTCTTCCTAAGCAACATTTATAGTTTAGATGTGGATGGCTTCATGTTATGGCCTCAATGGAACTGTCACGTAAATTCTCAACAACATTGATTGAGGATTCCCTTAGCCATTGAATTTCATGTAACATTTAAAGTGAGAGGTTTGAGTGCATGAAGAAATTATACTTAAATAGGTTGTCAGATTTTCACGTTTTGGACATTTACAAAAACTGCACCGAATTGATTTGGGCCTTTGTTGATCCATAATTCCATGCCAAAAATACCTGCAAAATCAGCTGATTGTTAAACTTAATTAACTTATTTCCTCACTGATAATAAGAgatcattaattaaataaaatgtgaaaggtattttttttttaattttcaattgtaTTCAACTGGAAACGAACCAATTAAAAGAGTGCATTActaaaccaaaccaaaccacgAGATGCCTTTTGACTACAGAACCTAACAAGCTTATTTCAAACAAACTGGTTTGATGCAGTGAGCTAGTTCAGAGTATATACTAAATGATTGAATCTAAATTAGAACCAGGAAAAGATGTGAACTGGTTTAAATCGGTTTAAAATCTGTTCTGCATTGGTTTAAACTGCTACATTCTAAACTATTTCAAAAAAGTTCGGTTCCCATAGTCATTTTGAATACATTCCTCAAGTGCACGTCACAGAACTGCGTCCTAGCATTGTCAGACAAACAACATCCTAGATATTCTTGAAATCCTCAGTCTGAATAATCCTCACAAACACCTGTTCAAATTTTTACAATTCATGATCGTTTGGGTTTCCAAACTGGAAGACACGTTTGTAATACAAATTGTTAGCTGCACATAATTTGTAGATACATAAGCATATATCAaagcaataataaatataattacaatgcgaaaaacagtataaatataattatgaatgCATACATGCAAGCAGAATGAAGTAAGCCACCAGTGTCTGGTGATCAGGTTCGGTTCTGGCTCCCTATAATAGCTTTATGGAATGGATAAATTACtcaataaacaaacaaatgatTACCAAATGGGGTACCACTCCCGGAAATTTATTACGAGAAGTGGACTCGCCCAAATCTCCATAATCTACATGATGCCTTATAGATATAAAGGTATATTCGCTGTGTTAATTTCAGCAAGTAATGATTAAACTAAGTAACATGGCAAAAAATGTACTGAACCAACACCAACcatccaaaaatatttaattcagcACCCCTATCCCAAACATCTTTCACAACAGGTATCTCAGTCTTCCCCTGAATGAAAGTAACCTAACAGAGAAGAATAGGTTTAATTTGCGGTCAATCATAACAGAGATGCATAGATTTGATGGCTAAGATTCAATTTCAAACTCATTTGTGAATACAATACAAACTGGCTAACCAAACAGGTCAAagaatttgttttatgaaaaaaatggtttggGTTTATAACTATGTTTGAGGAATTTGGTAGTTATGGAATTTTTTGGTTTGATCTTCTATCTCGCCGCAGGAAACTAGAAGATTTTGTTTTGGtgaccctacaaaacaaatataGTGCAGACCATTCGTTAAATACATGACAGCTATCCATTGCCAGCTTCTTAAAGATACCTATGTCTAGAAGTAGTAAAATTAGTACCAAAATTCAGAAGGTACTGTAAATGGCTTGTATTTATCCAACTGCAGATTAGTTGCCACAGACCTCACTGAACATCCATCCGAGTGAGGCACTTGATTTTCTAACACGATGCATCAAGGTTAAAGCTGTTATTTCTTTGATTTATGTTGCCatctataaaaataatctatatgTACAGGTATATACTGGtgaaaaaagaattgatgaTCACATCCAAAGCCAATTCCTCTCCATAAATGAGACAATTTAATCCAACCTTCAGGAAGAGCTAGGCTAAAGATCTCAGTCGCATCAAATGTCAACTTTAGTAAAACCTTCAGGAAGAGCCAGTTTCACATAAGACCAGTATTGCTCCCCTCCTACATTGTAGGAGTGTCCACACTTTTCATAAGGAACCCAGTAGGTCTGACTAAATCACTATAGATCAAGCTGGGTTAATCATCACAAATCATATTACTTCAGTTAAGATGCAGAAAAAACAGGAATCTTAAGTCCTCATTTTCTATTGCTCAAAAACTTTCGGAAGTTAGAATTCAAAATTTCAGAATTCAGAACTGTATCAAGAGACTTTTCTCAATTGGAAAATTGAAGGAAATGTAGCTCAAATAGGTTCCCAAATACTCAGCTATGATGTCCTTTGCAGTGATGCACTATCGATAAAATCATCACCCTCATCTCCTAAATCAACATCAGAACCTATATCTGACGTCAAATCATCCTCTGCATCTTTATCCAGCCCCACACCATTTTCCCCCTTAAAGTCTTCACAGGCATCCTCCACATATGTCCTCGTTACCTGCCCCATTTCGTCCTCTAACCTGCTTCTCCTGTACCCAACCAACTCCTTATCAACCTTGGCTTTCCTTGGACTCAACAGCACAAGCTCAGCTAGCTTCCTCCGTGCCAAATACAACTCATTCGGCTCAGTAAGCTCGCCTTTTCTATACGCCTCCCTAAGGAAAACAGTGTGAAGCTTCCCCTGATTCCCCCTAGTGGAGACATAGAAAATACCTTGGTGCTGGAGCAGGAAATCCTTCAACCTCTTGGGCAGGTTCATCGCCATCCGGAAATGTGCAATCCGCTCCAATGTAATTTTCTTCTCCACAGTCAACGACAACAACTCATGAATGGTGGCAACAGCTCTCTTCTCCATCCTCTTCTGCGCCTCAATGGACCTCAAATCATACCCAGAAACATCCTCATACGGGGACCAATAAGGAAGCCTCTGCCACTTCCACATTGCAATCCTAAAATACTTACCTATCTTAAAACCAGGTGGAAAAtcaatgataaaagaaaatctaaCATCCTCAGCATCACCACCTCTCTCTCTATACTCCCTCTCCCTAACCTCCTCAATCGCACAAGTTGATAACCTAGGGTCTCTCTCCACAACCTCAATGTACTTCATCCTAGTTTCCTTTGCATCAATCAAACGGAAAAACTGAGGGTACCTCAGAACCACGGAGTTTTCGAAGTCGTCGGGAAGCCCGAAGGCGGAGCGTGCGATGCGCACATGCTCGAGGCGGAGCCTGCCTTCGTTCGTCATCAGCAGAAGCTTCCGAAGCCGCGTGACGGCGCGTGGAATCTGTTCCGCGAGCGCCTGGCGCTCCTGCTGAATCTGGAGGATGGCTTTGCGGGTGAGGCGGCAGAAGAGAATGCGCTGGACTGGATGCTCAAAGATTTCGAAGACGTGCGGGAACTTGAGGACGAACGCACCAGCCTCGTAGCGCGTGAAACCGAAGCGGCGCGCGAGGTTTTCGAGGCGCGAGATTGGGAGCGATTGGGTGGGCTCGGCGAGGATGATGCTCTGAAATTTGAGGACCTTGCGCGTTTTCTTCTCCACTTCCATGTAGTTGTCGTAGCCGTGGTCACGAACCCTAAGTTGCTTTTTGGGGATTGCGGTGGATTGCGCGAATTCTCTAAAGAAGTTGAAATTAGGGTTATAAGGTAAATTATCGAGATTGCGCTTGAGAAAGTTGGAGGCTCGACAGGCGAAGCCTCGCattttggggtttagggttttggtggTTCTGCTATGGAGAATGAACGATGAAGCAGTGAAGTGTGAAGAAGAAGGATAAAACAAAAGGGAAGGAAAAGGCAAAGGTTGAAGGTGGTAACAATGTGCTTGAGGTCAGTTTGATGGTGGTGCTGTGCGTTAATCCCGTTTGATGTGGTTGccaatttttggatttttttttcaaacttaaattttaaaacaaaacttaattaaataaaaaaggtttttataaaaaattaaaattattataactcAGTTTtgaaagtagaaaaagaaagtaagttttttaattcaagtttcaagttcttacaattttttttcttcgatTTCATTGATTTCATTATAGTTGGAGTattcaacaatttttaaaatttaatttgttaggTGATTTtaagttcttattttaaaatgcaATCTGCAAAACAAATGTCGTTTAAAAAATTGGAACTgaaagagattttatttttactaaattttaaatatgtttacattcagtttttttgaaaaaatcatgttaaatatttttataaactctgatatattatttatgttaatatttcaaacttcatcaattatttattacatataaaaaattattaaaaataaaataaaataaaaaatacaaaaaaaacatgaggaacCATATTATACTTATGATCATGATACATAAgtaaactatgaaaaaaaaaattaaataatacataaaagtaaaactttaaattacttatattattctccataaataaaagttaaattagataatttatcaatagaaagatttcattccaaaaaaaaaaaaaaaaactttaaactaCATATATGTAGAGAAATGTAAACactaacattttcttctttaagaCTTCAAGGAATCATTTGTTGATTCAAAACACCATTAAAAACTAAAGAAGAATCATTTTCCACTCAAAGTATTTGAAAACTCTTCTTCCAAACATGTTCCAAAGCATAGATGACTTTCATAAATTCAACTTAAATTGAAGTTTGTACCTCTAAAAAAGCTGAAAAGTTATTCATATATTCAACCCAACTTCCtccaaaaatataatacatgAAGTTAAATCAAGACAATGCCTAACTGCACCATTAATTTTCACCTTAATCTAATTACAAATCATCCTAACCTTCCTAAtttgaatattgaaattttttcattGCCAAAAATTCAGAAAGAGTATTACACATATGCTTCTTAGATTTATTCTCAGTCATACATACTAACTCTTGAAAAATAATAGGAAAATATAATTGGATCTTTAAATCTATTATGATTTCTCATTCTCGAAACATTAAAACAATTGGAATAATGACAGTCACTTTAATTACTTTAAGCAAAAGACtactaaaagaagaaaactgCAAATCTTGAAACACTTCCCTCAACAATTTCCACAACTATATAACAatagaacaataaaaaataaattagaggaAAACTCAATATTACTACTTTTTTTAACCTCTACACAATATGTAAATGACCATACAACAATTTTCAAAGAACCATAGTTTTAACTGGTGGCATCTCATCCAACCAAATCAACTTTCCCCAATCCACATGTTTTATATCTAAAGAGTAAAATGTTTTTGCAACTTTTTTAGAAATCACATTAGTATTGTCCAAAATTCAATTAGGTCCATCCTTATCCTCATTAGccactgaaaaagaaaaatcacataaataaacaacaaaagaaaacaaatttcaacaaatacTTCTCTAGATGGAACTAACAACTAATATAAccttattatttcaaaataaatagttttagcTAATTTAGATGTATTTGCATTcattttcaaaagtaaattattaaatggttttaacaaagacattttttattttttatttttagcaattacttttcttaaaatcattgtatattttcttcatataacACTAATTATTCACCCTttatgtgacatcccaaatatataataacctCAATCATATAATATAGGCGTCATCATTCAAATAAAGAGAACAGTCAGAGTATGACTTGCGATTAATTGAAGGATTACAGTCTCTGACTTGCGATTAATTgaaggattacagtcatccagaaTGGCCtagtttaaaactttaatcatagtagagtatttcaaaataatctaattaGTATCTCAAAATAACATAAGCTAAATAAGTGAAATCCTAAAGAGAGCTAAGTAGCAGCGTTAGCGTCCTCCAGCACTTGCTCCAAGGGGACCTCCTCAAcaacatctgctcccatccaagtggatgatcattgcaaaagaaagcatacccaagcaacatacaacacaaaagtaagggtgagctaggtaaacaaacaacatacataTAATACAGTCAATCAATGTCATCATgcttaattaaacataaaaagaacAAGCAAGGCATACCAACCAAACCATGCATCAAATACTCAACGTGACTCATCCGGATTTGGTATAACTGTCTAGCTATTGGttgtctttgcacttgcatagttcagctggcccatccccaacactatgcaaggtaaatcccccaatctgtctatgtctaaaactccaagactatagacgaggacctccctctactctcaccactcacactgttcttctctatttgagcatgaacaatgctttgagtgtagggatagacataccatttcaaagctcccaaCATTATACAGACAACAANAACATCTCTACAATCACATCCACTCATCTCACCCTGAGATGTTCAACTCACACTCAAGTTCATCAATTCACAGTCATGTTATTTCAAGTCACACGAGTCACCTAGATANACATACATACATGACATTCGGTGGAGCAAACAACGTTAATCAATCCATATACCTTAACTATCCAATcacaaatcaccaaatttaTAACATCTCTCGCAATAAGATACGCATTGCTCAATAACATGAGTTGCTCATAAATCACAAGGCTCANAGCACAATTTCAATACATTNCACACTAAATNTCAATAATAAACATTACCTTGTCACACAAAGTTTTACTAcactatataaaatattatgacatAAAGTAAATTCCCCAAACACATAAAATTATTACGAATTTAAACCACAAACCACAATACTTataaatattcaacttttattatttattctctaTACATGATAATTCttcatattaaattatgaaaaatatttataccaaCTCTTaacttatatgtatatattgagAAACGAAACAACGTGTATGTTAGCCAAAAATTTAATCTAACATNNNNNNNNNNNNNNNNNNNNNNNNNNNNNNNNNNNNNNNNNNNNNNNNNNNNNNNNNNNNNNNNNNNNNNNNNNNNNNNNNNNNNNNNNNNNNNNNNNNNNNNNNNNNNNNNNNNNNNNNNNNNNNNNNNNNNNNNNNNNNNNNNNNNNNNNNNNNNNNNNNNNNNNNNNNNNNNNNNNNNNNNNNNNNNNNNNNNNNNNNNNNNNNNNNNNNNNNNNNNNNNNNNNNNNNNNNNNNNNNNNNNNNNNNNNNNNNNNNNNNNNNNNNNNNNNNNNNNNNNNNNNNNNNNNNNNNNNNNNNNNNNNNNNNNNNNNNNNNNNNNNNNNNNNNNNNNNNNNNNNNNNNNNNNNNNNNNNNNNNNNNNNNNNNNNNNNNNNNNNNNNNNNNNNNNNNNNNNNNNNNNNNNNNNNNNNNNNNNNNNNNNNNNNNNNNNNNNNNNNNNNNNNNNNNNNNNNNNNNNNNNNNNNNNNNNNNNNNNNNNNNNNNNNNNNNNNNNNNNNNNNNNNNNNNNNNNNNNNNNNNNNNNNNNNNNNNNNNNNNNNNNNNNNNNNNNNNNNNNNNNNNNNNNNNNNNNNNNNNNNNNNNNNNNNNNNNNNNNNNNNNNNNNNNNNNNNNNNNNNNNNNNNNNNNNNNNNNNNNNNNNNNNNNNNNNNNNNNNNNNNNNNNNNNNNNNNNNNNNNNNNNNNNNNNNNNNNNNNNNNNNNNNNNNNNNNNNNNNNNNNNNNNNNNNNNNNNNNNNNNNNNNNNNNNNNNNNNNNNNNNNNNNNNNNNNNNNNNNNNNNNNNNNNNNNNNNNNNNNNNNNNNNNNNNNNNNNNNNNNNNNNNNNNNNNNNNNNNNNNNNNNNNNNNNNNNNNNNNNNNNNNNNNNNNNNNNNNNNNNNNNNNNNNNNNNNNNNNNNNNNNNNNNNNNNNNNNNNNNNNNNNNNNNNNNNNNNNNNNNNNNNNNNNNNNNNNNNNNNNNNNNNNNNNNNNNNNNNNNNNNNNNNNNNNNNNNNNNNNNNNNNNNNNNNNNNNNNNNNNNNNNNNNNNNNNNNNNNNNNNNNNNNNNNNNNNNNNNNNNNNNNNNNNNNNNNNNNNNNNNNNNNNNNNNNNNNNNNNNNNNNNNNNNNNNNNNNNNNNNNNNNNNNNNNNNNNNNNNNNNNNNNNNNNNNNNNNNNNNNNNNNNNNNNNNNNNNNNNNNNNNNNNNNNNNNNNNNNNNNNNNNNNNNNNNNNNNNNNNNNNNNNNNNNNNNNNNNNNNNNNNNNNNNNNNNNNNNNNNNNNNNNNNNNNNNNNNNNNNNNNNNNNNNNNNNNNNNNNNNNNNNNNNNNNNNNNNNNNNNNNNNNNNNNNNNNNNNNNNNNNNNNNNNNNNNNNNNNNNNNNNNNNNNNNNNNNNNNNNNNNNNNNNNNNNNNNNNNNNNNNNNNNNNNNNNNNNNNNNNNNNNNNNNNNNNNNNNNNNNNNNNNtatatatatatatatatatatatatatatatatattatatctttaaaaaaatactatataatatGACCTTATagtatatataaacatatttaaagttCTAACCACTCGTACAGATAATCCGaatcaaaactattaaaatcTCAGCTTAAACCACCTTAAGTAATTATGATAGATAGAGAATTCATGATTTTGAGTACTCATAACACATCAACAAGAgagtaaatatgaaaattattattgttgaaaATAGCCagttccaaaaaaaataaaggctGAATATAGGTGGAGAAACGACAAAAGCCTCATAATAAATATGTTGGTAACATTAgttactaaattaaatttatatttgttagaGCGGCTGCAACcgaatggttagcgtggaataacaaaccaagagaggttttaatataaaagtaaatataaataaaagagtaaggttgagagaaatttgcatagatgatttttatattggtttagatcttaccaatcctatctgtagtcgcttatctcaaatcaagataaacagttcactaatcacaaaacaattacaaactacattcacaaagaaacaatttctaagagtttagaaaccacctctttTCATACCATAAGAGATGAActtgcacctcctttgagtcttgacaaaggatgagacacctcgtCCGAATACTTCaggaaggatgaaacacctcctccgaatacttcacgaaggatgatcctcttccacacacctcctcagacgcaccaaggatgaattAACTATTCCTCTGTCATCGTGGtagcaatgtaccagcaccacagacaagagtttccttagctgagcaagaacacacaattctcaaagagttctgagtattTGAGCAGAAGGGAAGAGTTACTGTTGCTGGATAAAGGGAGCCTATTTATAAattcaagcaaatactcttccatttttcGTAACTgaccatttaacgcttttagtcgattaatacaagtgttaataaattaaaatgagtacaacaaCTAGGtttcaaaaacaagaaaactccaacgactatctttaatcgattattctaagaattaatcaattaactaatcaattaaaataggtaataatcgattattcccatTTCAGCTGAGTTTTCAGCACCTgtaacgttttaatcgattaatacttgatttaatcgattaaaaccatgcattttttttattctgaacagcaaatataaagtatgaaggtacaagaatcaaaacctactacaaatctaagtcctaaacatcaaactacaattattacacaAGCTTTTAATAgcaaaataagtcttcaaaggatcttcttgaatcttgatatatcttgacttgatttggatatcatcaaaatttcaacCTCATCATTTTgttaacaatattataaatatatatttaattga
Coding sequences:
- the LOC106774641 gene encoding protein ROOT PRIMORDIUM DEFECTIVE 1; translated protein: MRGFACRASNFLKRNLDNLPYNPNFNFFREFAQSTAIPKKQLRVRDHGYDNYMEVEKKTRKVLKFQSIILAEPTQSLPISRLENLARRFGFTRYEAGAFVLKFPHVFEIFEHPVQRILFCRLTRKAILQIQQERQALAEQIPRAVTRLRKLLLMTNEGRLRLEHVRIARSAFGLPDDFENSVVLRYPQFFRLIDAKETRMKYIEVVERDPRLSTCAIEEVREREYRERGGDAEDVRFSFIIDFPPGFKIGKYFRIAMWKWQRLPYWSPYEDVSGYDLRSIEAQKRMEKRAVATIHELLSLTVEKKITLERIAHFRMAMNLPKRLKDFLLQHQGIFYVSTRGNQGKLHTVFLREAYRKGELTEPNELYLARRKLAELVLLSPRKAKVDKELVGYRRSRLEDEMGQVTRTYVEDACEDFKGENGVGLDKDAEDDLTSDIGSDVDLGDEGDDFIDSASLQRTS